In Sphaerisporangium krabiense, the DNA window TCAAGAGCGATCGCCGTGACCGGCTCGGCTACGTCTGGGGCGGGGTCGCCGCCGCCGTGCTGCTGTCGATCGGCTTCGGCGCGCTGCTGACCTTCACCGCCGCGCACCTCGACTCCCAGAAGCAGGAGCTGTTCGACGCCGCGGCCTCCATCGCCGCGACCGTCTTCGTCACCTTCATGATCTTCTGGATGCGCACGGCGGCCCGCAAACTCTCCGGCGACCTGCGTGCCAAGCTGACCGAGGCGCTCGGCCTCGGCGCCACCGCCGTCGTCGTGATGGCCTTCCTCTCCGTCGCCCGCGAAGGCCTGGAGACCGCGCTGCTGTTCTTCGCCGCCGCCCAGGGCGCGGGCACCACCACCTCCCCCCTGATCGGCTTCTCCCTGGGCATCATCACCGCGATCGCCCTCGGCTGGGCGCTGTACAAGAGCGCGCTGCGCATCAACCTCGGCCGGTTCTTCACCTGGACGGGCCTGCTGCTCATCGTGGTCGCCGCCGGCATCTTCAAGTACGGCGTGCACGACCTGGTCGAGGGCGGCGTCGTCCACGTCCTGACCGCCCCGGCGTTCGACCTCAGCGGCGCGCTGCCGCCGGACGCCTGGTACTCCGCCCTGCTCAACGGCGTCTTCAACTTCACCCCGCAGCCCACCACCATCGAGATCATCGCGTGGGTCGCCTACCTGGTTCCGGTGCTGGTGCTGTTCCTGATGCCGAAGCGCAACGGCCCCGGCGCCTCGCGCACGCCGTCCGCCGCCCCGGCGTCCGCCCCGTCCTGACGGCCCCGCCCGTCACCCCCACGAACCTCACCGAAACACCTGGAACTGGAGAACCATGCGTACCGCCACAGCCATCACCGCCGGCGCGCTGGCCCTCGCGGGACTCACCGCGTGCTCGTCGACGAGCGGCGGGGGCGACACGGCCGCGCAGTCCTCGGGCAAGCCCGGCAAGATCACCGTCGCCGCCTCCGACACCGACTGCAAGGTCTCCACGGCGGCCCTCCCCGCGGGCACCTCGACCTTCCAGGTCACCAACGGCGGTTCCAAGGTCACCGAGTTCTACGTCTACGCCCCCGGAGACCGGGTCATGGGCGAGGTCGAGAACATCGTCCCCGGCCTCACCCGCGAGGTCATGATCGAGCTGCCCGCCGGCGCCTACGAGACGGCCTGCAAGCCCGGCATGATCGGCAAGGGCATCCGCAACCCGCTCAAGGTCTCCGGCGCCGCCGCGCCGCTGTCCGACGACGCCAAGCTGGCCCAGGCCGCCAAGGACTACGGCCGTTACGTCAAGAGCCAGACCGACGCGCTGCTGATCAAGACCCAGGAGTTCGTGGACGCCGTCAAGGCGGGCGACATCGACAAGGCCAAGTCGCTCTATCCGGTCGCGCGGACGTACTGGGAGCGCATCGAGCCGGTCGCCGAGAGCTTCGGCGACCTCGACCCCGCCATCGACGCCCGCGAGGACGCCCTCGAACCCGGCGCCGAGTGGACCGGCTTCCACCGG includes these proteins:
- the efeU gene encoding iron uptake transporter permease EfeU, whose protein sequence is MFASYLIGLREGLEATLVVSILVAFLVKSDRRDRLGYVWGGVAAAVLLSIGFGALLTFTAAHLDSQKQELFDAAASIAATVFVTFMIFWMRTAARKLSGDLRAKLTEALGLGATAVVVMAFLSVAREGLETALLFFAAAQGAGTTTSPLIGFSLGIITAIALGWALYKSALRINLGRFFTWTGLLLIVVAAGIFKYGVHDLVEGGVVHVLTAPAFDLSGALPPDAWYSALLNGVFNFTPQPTTIEIIAWVAYLVPVLVLFLMPKRNGPGASRTPSAAPASAPS
- the efeO gene encoding iron uptake system protein EfeO; translation: MRTATAITAGALALAGLTACSSTSGGGDTAAQSSGKPGKITVAASDTDCKVSTAALPAGTSTFQVTNGGSKVTEFYVYAPGDRVMGEVENIVPGLTREVMIELPAGAYETACKPGMIGKGIRNPLKVSGAAAPLSDDAKLAQAAKDYGRYVKSQTDALLIKTQEFVDAVKAGDIDKAKSLYPVARTYWERIEPVAESFGDLDPAIDAREDALEPGAEWTGFHRIEKDLWKAKDISKDGPVADKLMADVQKIVERANSETLSPLKLATGAKALLDEVATGKITGEEDRYSHTDLWDFAANLEGSKGAIAALRPVLTERAPDLVKELDEKFPAAEATLGKHRSGDGWKLHTELSKADLKELSDSINALAEPISKVAAVIAK